The Coregonus clupeaformis isolate EN_2021a chromosome 6, ASM2061545v1, whole genome shotgun sequence genome has a segment encoding these proteins:
- the LOC121531399 gene encoding DEP domain-containing protein 7: protein MATVKERAAALNLSGKLCLRSPGHGMVNKPFQASPIWRSVIANLKMSVKVKRRRLHLKSHNDCFLGSDAVDVVLAHIVQSKFFEGADISRDKVVRVCQTLLDCKVFETVGAKIFGKDKKQDVFQDSKGYLYRFLNTQMPSMDELEKGVLSPGIQSTFCSASCRQEEQLSSHGTPLRFNQLLETGLGNLSLSPSKAHIDSPLPQTLVDEVWREETMLRLLQLVELPMLDNLLESGEASPRRMAQRDPDLIYTSNYLDREILRAFKDSQEDNWLTAALDCLEFLPDQQVVEVSRELPKCPDVVGVGQGQPCCSGSGTQQCKLLLYDTLVKYYGQPDRSSLLANHMSDIYTGVTELLVNAKFDKALEALQLCLKLLHPRKREELHTLLSFMAMAADPLEIKLDKEIENKMVVKMAFSRAVIHNKSLAKEKVDLLVLFMLDNRHYIFKIPGSLHKLVSDKLARVVQGEQPDVTGSTFCQQVSTKAYTDCTQRTTHEELLVLLRNINEDPKHSAKERKRLLRQFYQGHPEIFVQYFGDSMSAVGV from the exons ATGGCCACAGTAAAGGAGAGAGCTGCTGCGCTGAATTTGTCTGGAAAGCTGTGTCTGCGTTCTCCAG GTCATGGCATGGTCAATAAGCCATTCCAGGCCTCTCCTATATGGAGGAGCGTCATTGCCAACCTCAAGATGTCAGTGAAGGTGAAGCGAAGGCGCCTTCACCTGAAGTCGCATAATGACTGCTTTCTGGGGTCAGATGCAGTGGACGTGGTGTTGGCCCATATAGTCCAGAGCAAGTTCTTTGAAGGTGCTGACATCTCACGGGACAAGGTGGTGCGTGTTTGCCAGACCCTCCTGGACTGTAAGGTGTTTGAGACGGTTGGAGCAAAAATCTTTGGTAAAGATAAGAAGCAAGATGTTTTCCAGGACAGCAAGGGTTACCTCTACAGGTTTCTGAACACACAAATGCCCTCTATGGATGAACTTGAAAAAGGAGTCCTTTCTCCTGGTATTCAAAGCACTTTTTGCAGTGCTTCTTGCAG GCAAGAGGAACAACTCTCTTCACATGGTACACCTCTGAGATTCAACCAACTGTTGGAGACAGGCCTGGGAAACCTGAGTCTGAGTCCAAGCAAAGCACACATTGACTCTCCATTACCACAGACCT TGGTTGATGAAGTGTGGCGGGAGGAGACGATGCTGAGACTGCTGCAGCTGGTAGAGCTCCCTATGTTGGACAATCTGTTGGAAAGCGGAGAGGCCTCTCCCCGTCGCATGGCACAGAGGGACCCAGACTTGATTTACACCAGCAACTACCTGGACCGTGAGATCCTGAGGGCCTTCAAGGACTCACA GGAGGATAATTGGCTTACAGCAGCATTGGACTGTCTGGAGTTCCTGCCTGACCAGCAGGTGGTAGAGGTGAGCCGTGAGCTGCCCAAGTGTCCAGACGTGGTGGGTGTTGGCCAGGGCCAGCCCTGTTGCTCAGGCTCCGGCACCCAGCAGTGCAAACTGCTGCTGTATGATACACTGGTGAAATACTACGGCCAGCCCGACCGCTCATCCCTGCTCGCCAACCACATGTCCGACATCTACACTGGGGTTACCGAATTACTAG TGAATGCAAAGTTTGATAAAGCTCTTGAGGCACTGCAGTTGTGTTTGAAGCTTCTGCACCCTCGTAAGCGGGAGGAGCTGCACACATTGTTGAGCTTCATGGCTATGGCTGCAGACCCGCTGGAAATCAAGCTGGACAAAGAG ATTGAGAACAAAATGGTAGTGAAGATGGCTTTTTCCAGAGCCGTCATCCACAACAAATCTCTAGCCAAAGAGAAAGTGGACCTCCTGGTGCTGTTCATGCTGGACAATCGCCATTACATTTTTAAG ATACCAGGATCTTTGCACAAGCTGGTCAGTGACAAACTTGCCAGAGTTGTTCAAGGGGAACAACCAGATGTGACAG GGTCCACCTTCTGTCAGCAAGTCTCAACAAAGGCTTATACTGACTGTACTCAAAGAACAACACATGAAGAGCTGTTGGTGTTACTGAGGAATATTAATGAAGACCCAAAGCACTCTGCCAAAGAGAGGAAACGGCTCCTCAGGCAATTTTACCAAGGCCACCCAGAAATATTTGTTCAGTATTTTGGGGATTCTATGTCTGCTGTGGGTGTGTAG